Part of the Musa acuminata AAA Group cultivar baxijiao chromosome BXJ2-7, Cavendish_Baxijiao_AAA, whole genome shotgun sequence genome is shown below.
GGCCAGTTGCATCCACGACAAGCTGTCAAAAGAGAAGCGAAAGAGGCAAGCCAAAAGGGTCACATGAGTCCATGATCACAATTCCATCGCTCATGGGAAGAACTAGAATTTCCAGCCTGATGTGTGAAAGCATAAATTATATGTTGCTGCAATTAAGATATCCTACATGACCCGTGACTCTCCTTCACCTTTTAACCTTTTGCGTGGTTGGAAGGAGAGCCTCCGCTTCTTTATGGTGATGCTCATGAAAAGATTATTAAAGAGGAATGATCTACTTCAAATGACAAGGGTTTGTGATCGTGGTAAAACCTCAAGCACTGCTGCATCTGATCCTCCTCACAAGGTTGTCTCGTTTGGATGAGCATTGATGAGAAGTGCGTTGGTGGAACTACACAGGTCCTTTGTCGAAAGAAAACATAGTCGATTAACCACTTAATCTTTTGTTCATGATCACCCAGGTTCATTAGTTGGTGTTGGATCAGATCACCCACGAATAAATGACAAGTGCCCAGCAAGAAATATTCTGTCTTCTCAACATGTTCTTCTTCTACGTAGTATGTGTTGTATGAGGCAGTCTGGTGTTTTGGATGGTGGATGTGCAGCCAGTGTGTGTCTCTTCTCTTTGGCCGTGTGGGGTGACCATCATTACCTCCTCATTCCATTGGCCAAAGAAGTACTTTGTTGAAACTACCTGTGGAACTTAGTCATCCAAAACTGAGGTGGAAGCAACAGTCGTATTTTCCGGAAGCATCTTTTGTCTTGCGCAAAACACTGCGTGACCGCTGACCAAAAGGATTCTCTCTAATTCACCTTATGACAAATGACACATATCACTATGCACACAAAGACACGagtggcagagagagagagagagagagagagagagagagatgctggcTTAGGACGATATCGATGGCAGATCATTGTAGGGTTTTCTTTACTGTTGTCATTTGGGTGGTGCGAGTATCGACGCTTCTCAGCCCTTCTTTCCGGTCATTGGATGTTATATAACCCCCTCGTCCCCTCAGAGTAGCCACTCATTCTTCCCTTCAACTGATCCTCCTCCATACGCTGTTCTTCTGTCCCTACACAAGTAGAGAAAAAAAGAATTAGAGGAGAAACCAGTCAATGTAGGGAATACCTCGCGATGTCTCCTTGCGTACTGTATCATTACTATATGTTttctccacctcctcttcttccacctTCAATACTAATATCATTATAATTGTACCCACGGTCTTCTCCTTCCTTCCCCCTTCCTCATCCAGCTGACACGAATGGTCGTgtagaaagaaggagaagaaagggGAGAGAGATATGGGCGAAGAGGGGGAGGTGGTGGTGATCTGCGAGGCTGAGGATAACTGTGAGGGGAGGAGCACAGGAAGTAGCCGATCGCCTAGCCGGAAGAGGGGATTGCAGGAACTTGACCTCAACGAGGATCTGATGACGGAAGGCAGcgatgaagaagaggaggaaggaagcgaTGACGATGATGGGGGAAGCACTACCGAGGTGGCCGGAGGAGGGAGCTCCAGCAACAATAGCAGCACTAACATCAACAACGACGGCAACAGCAACATCAACGAGGGTGGCAACACTGCTGAGGGAAGTAGCGAGCGGGTGCCATCTGTTAGGCAATACAACAGGTCTAAAACACCGAGGTTGCGATGGACGCCGGATCTCCACCTCTCGTTTGTTCATGCCGTCGAGAGGCTCGGCGGGCAAGACAGTAAGATGCTTCTTCCATATCACCTTAATCCCCTTCCTAGCATCTTCATCCATCACTTGTAGGCTTGTCATGTTCGGTGTTTGGGCAAAACTTGAAGGACTAGTCATGGGATTTCACGTACATCATTTTCTTGTTTTTACCTCATTAATAGAATTACAATCTTTAGTAGGTTTTAAGCTTCCATTTTTCTGTAAAATTAAGCTATTTATGATTATGTTAACCTTTTGGATGCTGCAGGGGCGACTCCAAAGTTGGTTCTTCAGATGATGAATGTGAGAGGGCTAAGTATAGCTCATGTAAAGAGCCATCTCCAGGTAAGAGAAAAGGAAAACGAACACAAAGGAGCAGTCTTTTATCTCCATCTTTCTAATTATTCCTTCAACTCCTTTGTTTGAATCAGATGTACCGAAGCAAGAAGCTCGACGACTCCGGGAAAGAGAAGTCCATAATTTCTTCAGGTTTACCTTTGATCTAACTCTTGCTTTACTTGGGAAAGTTTAGATCAGAGTGTTAGGGCACAGAGTCTAATATTATCATGTATATTAGACTTCTTCCCCATATCTAGCAGCCATGATCCGCATGTAGCAATCCGATTTGACCTTTCAGAACTTAGACATCTCTGATTTCTTGGGCTAATCTCGTTCGTAAATGCCAAATATTCACATGCTGCGTTATCACAGTTCTATCGCCAATGGATTTGCACTTGAGGAGAGGTGATCGACTTCATGAGATGTTATATCACAGAACAGCTTCGTACCAGCCCTTCAGAATGGAGAATGGAGGCTACTTCGCATCGAGGAGCATGCATGGACCGGACCGTCTTTACAACCTTCTGCAGCCACCACAGTACCAGCAGCCACTTGAGCTGAAGCCCGGCAGATTAGGGTACCTACAGAAGTGAATGCTCTTTCGAGAAGGATGTTGCTCCTCGCTctcaaaaccctaattcctaacCTCAGATTTGCCTTCTCCTTTCAAGCAGGCTCCATGAGTGGACGTTTAACCAGCAAAGGGCGACAAGAGATGGCTACTTCAACGAACGAGGCCCTGCGAAGGGATCCTTACATGACATGATCCTCAACAAGGAAGGCAAGGCATTCACGTCCCGTTGGTTCGACGTGAGGGATACCGTCACCGGAAAAGGGAACCCGAGAACCGAGAACCAGTTGCTGGACCAGAGAAATGGAGCTCAGACAATGGAGATCGGTAGCAGGATCGGAAGCTTCGATTGGATTGGGAGTAGCACTCGACCCCTCGTCAAGGGAGTCCCTGTGAACCCGGTCTCTACTGGTTCTGTGGTGGCATGTGCGGGCAGTAGCAACGACTACAACAAGAGTCGATCGAACCTCTACGATCCGTTTGTCATCAACAGTACCAAACACCAATTCGACGACCCATTTAGACTTGAGGTAGTGTTCTTTGATCCTTCAATGCCGAGAAAATAACATATATGCAAACAAAACTGATCCTGCTGGTGCAGCTACAGAGGCAACCAGCGAGTAAACCAACGCCCAACCTTGCAGACGTGTTTGGCAGACGAGAGGCTCCTCCGACGGATGTGAAGAGGCTCAGGATGACTACACCGAGAGATTGGAGCCATAACCTGCAACTCAGCTTCGGATCGGACTCGGTAAACGACGGGGCCGATGACAAGAAGCCACCTGAAGCTGAAGAAGCGAACTGTGTGCTCTCCCTTTCACTTTCACTTTCACCCCCTGCTTCCGGGCAGCACGAAGAAGACAAGCCGGAAATGGAGTTCTTACGGACAGGTAGCAGCAAGAAGAAGGCCGTTCTGGGGCCGAGTACTTTAGATCTGACCATGTCGATCAAGGCGTTGGAGTGAGATCTTTCAAGTACTTGTCTCAAGGCCTTTTTAAGAGTGGGTAATTTTCATGTATATGAAATAATGGTTTCTTTACTTCATTTGGTTGAATTGTAGATGGTAGACCCCAGTTCTTAGTTATATCATCTGAAATCCAAGTGTTCCAGTAGAAATCATTGGTGAATCCAACTAAGATATGAAGGTAGATTTATTCTCAATCTTGCATGGTTATGCTCGTGAGACAATGCTCTCTTATGTTTTGAGTTGATATGGAATCCATCTTCGAGACAACAATGAAATTAATGgctaatttttctttaaatttctcTGCTGCTGGAAAATTTTACAAAGCTTTGGATGCTTCATTGGATCATTCTGTAAGATTTGTGAAGGGATATTGGCATGTAAAGACATGAAATGATGTTCTATTAGACCTTTACATAGTAATAGCACACACATGTTTGAGTTAATCTGCCACTGGAAAGCTTTCTGTGAAGTTTTGGATGCTTCATCTATGATCAGTGAATGCGGTCAAGTTTTTGTTTTTTTCGGAAGAAAGGATACCATAATTGAACATTTTAGGTCTTAAAAAATTATATGTGTAACACCCTGATTAgttccacatcgaaagtggacaatattaagattgacttataagggtccgatgagtatattattatcaacttcagcttaagcatttttgtCAGTACTTTAgaccaaatgaagttgataggacAATTAACCTATCAGTTATGACAATATGTCTTTGATGCTTCGTAAGATCAtaagacagaaaaaaaaaaaaccttcagaTATACcatttaatgatatatatatgacAATATGTCTTTGGAATCCGTCATACATATCATTTGATAGaacaaaaatttattttaatttaaaaattatgttaATAACTCATTCTCCAGTTTGGTTGAACATGCTGATTATTTTCTTAAAAGTAATAAGTTTTATGTTTgaatttacacacacacacacacacacacacacacacatatatacatatatatatatatatatatatatatatatatatatatatatatatatatatatatatatatatatatatatatatatatatataccatttgatgtaataaaaaatcattttaatttaaaaattatgtcAAGAACTCATTCTCAAGCTTGGCATGAACATTTAATTTTGATTGTTTTCCTTCAATACATGTTTTGTTTTTCCACATTCAGAGTAGAAAATGCATTGAGAAGCTCAATATAGATAGGTGGAAAGAGGATCTAAAGGAAAGCATAAACACACATAATTTGCATTTCAACACCACACAAGCTCTGTGACTTTGCTTGTCATTATTCTGTCTTGTTGCCTATTAATTGATGTTGGCTTATTTGCTCCTAATTATGTGGTGCGATGCAACTATAAACAGAATAGGAGTAATCAACAATTAACTAAATTCATCGTTATATTTACATCCATCTCCATTGTTCTGTGGAGAAATAGATTGCCTAAAGCTTCCGGAAGTATGCAAGAGAACATGTCCTTTATGTGTGCTCctacacttcttcttcttcttcttcggcaaAGGTCCTGCATTTAGTCATCAGTATGCATCGGGGACTTTTGTCTTCAGAGAGACATGCATCCGTAATGATGTCTTCGTTTGAGACCCACATACGTTGAGCTAATCACTCATTCCAGTCTAACGCAAAAGTCAATGGTGGATGCTACCATTCTACCAAGAACGAATCAGAACTTGACTTCGGTCTCCTCTTCTTCGATGCCACCAACTCAGCCACCAAAATATTTCCATCCACCGAGAGAAAATGCATGCTTTCCGGTGCTTCCCATCTAAATCCCGTCCACCTTCGGATCTCATATGACGCAATGGGAACACATGAACTATATCAAGCAGCAGGAGAAAGAGATCGAAAAGAGGAGAAGGGTTAGGTGCCAAGTAGCTGTAGAGATTCACGTTTTCTATTGCTGGCAGCGTCAGCTTCATCTGCCCAACCAAAAGAATTTATTCCTCGTGTCTTTCGTTCATGACTCAGATGCACGTGAGTTGCCGGTGCAGATTAGGCATCAATGtagcatcacatgacaagatccaGTTGCAGTGCTAATCTTCTGCTGCGAGCTCATACAGATAGCTTTCATCTCGGAGCATATATAATGCATGATGATGGTGATCCAAGTACACGGTGTTGATGCCAAATTAAGAACACTGTGCCAGGAAATATGAATGTGAGTGGCACATTGAGACTTCATATTTTGAGAGCTTAACCTGCTTGATGTGTCAGCTCCCAGTTCTTAATTGTGTCATTATGTGCAGCAACACGTGAACAGGACATTAATTTGTTTTTGACAATCCGATTAAGATGTATGTAATGGTGTATCACATGACTTTTTCGTTTCAGATCAAAGATTATAAAGACTTGAACCAGCATGAGCAAAATGATATTGGATTCTTTATTTAATCGATAGATGATTCTTCTGGCTGGGATGAATGATTGTGTTGCAGTGCCAGTATCAGAAGAACCAGCAGAGTGACAAAGGCATGCAACAATCTATAATAATCTTTCCATAATAATATGTGCTTTATGGTTCTATGATATGCAACTTCTATTATTCTGATGTTTTCTCACATGTACAATATTTGGATTCGTAGGTGATTTGGATGGCATATTTATGTACTGTGACATAcactaaataattattaatttcaaTTTAAAAGTTTAAGCTGGTTAATTGGACATAATCTATATATTGATGTTTA
Proteins encoded:
- the LOC135585540 gene encoding uncharacterized protein LOC135585540 isoform X2, whose product is MGEEGEVVVICEAEDNCEGRSTGSSRSPSRKRGLQELDLNEDLMTEGSDEEEEEGSDDDDGGSTTEVAGGGSSSNNSSTNINNDGNSNINEGGNTAEGSSERVPSVRQYNRSKTPRLRWTPDLHLSFVHAVERLGGQDRATPKLVLQMMNVRGLSIAHVKSHLQMYRSKKLDDSGKEKSIISSVLSPMDLHLRRGDRLHEMLYHRTASYQPFRMENGGYFASRSMHGPDRLYNLLQPPQYQQPLELKPGRLGLHEWTFNQQRATRDGYFNERGPAKGSLHDMILNKEGKAFTSRWFDVRDTVTGKGNPRTENQLLDQRNGAQTMEIGSRIGSFDWIGSSTRPLVKGVPVNPVSTGSVVACAGSSNDYNKSRSNLYDPFVINSTKHQFDDPFRLERQPASKPTPNLADVFGRREAPPTDVKRLRMTTPRDWSHNLQLSFGSDSVNDGADDKKPPEAEEANCVLSLSLSLSPPASGQHEEDKPEMEFLRTGSSKKKAVLGPSTLDLTMSIKALE
- the LOC135585540 gene encoding uncharacterized protein LOC135585540 isoform X1, with product MGEEGEVVVICEAEDNCEGRSTGSSRSPSRKRGLQELDLNEDLMTEGSDEEEEEGSDDDDGGSTTEVAGGGSSSNNSSTNINNDGNSNINEGGNTAEGSSERVPSVRQYNRSKTPRLRWTPDLHLSFVHAVERLGGQDRATPKLVLQMMNVRGLSIAHVKSHLQMYRSKKLDDSGKEKSIISSVLSPMDLHLRRGDRLHEMLYHRTASYQPFRMENGGYFASRSMHGPDRLYNLLQPPQYQQPLELKPGRLGLHEWTFNQQRATRDGYFNERGPAKGSLHDMILNKEGKAFTSRWFDVRDTVTGKGNPRTENQLLDQRNGAQTMEIGSRIGSFDWIGSSTRPLVKGVPVNPVSTGSVVACAGSSNDYNKSRSNLYDPFVINSTKHQFDDPFRLELQRQPASKPTPNLADVFGRREAPPTDVKRLRMTTPRDWSHNLQLSFGSDSVNDGADDKKPPEAEEANCVLSLSLSLSPPASGQHEEDKPEMEFLRTGSSKKKAVLGPSTLDLTMSIKALE